The Chryseobacterium nakagawai genome has a segment encoding these proteins:
- the rpsE gene encoding 30S ribosomal protein S5, with product MLGLDNIERVKPGGLELKDRLVAVNRVTKVTKGGRAFGFSAIVVVGNEEGIIGFGLGKSKEVASAIAKAVEDAKKNLVKVPVMNHTIPHQTTARYGGADIFLRPASHGTGLIAGGAVRAVLESAGIHDILSKSKGSSNPHNVVKATFKALLDIRRPEEIARMRGVSLSKVFNG from the coding sequence ATGTTAGGACTAGATAATATAGAAAGAGTAAAACCGGGAGGATTAGAATTAAAAGATCGTCTCGTAGCTGTTAACAGAGTAACAAAAGTAACTAAAGGGGGTAGAGCTTTCGGATTTTCTGCTATTGTTGTAGTAGGAAATGAAGAAGGTATTATCGGTTTCGGTTTAGGAAAATCTAAAGAGGTTGCTTCTGCAATTGCTAAAGCAGTTGAAGACGCTAAGAAAAACCTTGTTAAAGTTCCTGTAATGAACCACACTATTCCTCACCAAACTACTGCTAGATACGGTGGTGCAGATATCTTCTTAAGACCTGCTTCTCACGGTACAGGATTGATCGCCGGTGGTGCGGTTAGAGCGGTATTGGAATCAGCTGGTATTCACGATATCCTTTCAAAATCTAAAGGATCTTCTAACCCTCACAACGTGGTGAAAGCTACTTTCAAAGCGTTATTGGATATCAGAAGACCTGAAGAGATCGCTAGAATGAGAGGAGTTTCTCTAAGTAAAGTGTTTAACGGTTAA
- the rpmD gene encoding 50S ribosomal protein L30: protein MATIKVKQVRSAIGRTKTQKRTLEALGLKKLHQVVEHEATPSILGMIAAVGHLLEVQK, encoded by the coding sequence ATGGCAACAATTAAAGTAAAGCAAGTAAGAAGCGCTATTGGTAGAACAAAAACCCAAAAGAGAACGCTTGAAGCATTAGGATTAAAAAAACTTCACCAAGTTGTAGAGCACGAAGCTACTCCTTCTATCTTAGGAATGATAGCTGCTGTAGGTCACTTACTAGAAGTTCAAAAATAA
- the rpsH gene encoding 30S ribosomal protein S8, with protein MVTDPISDFLTRVRNAQSAGHKVVEIPASKIKKEITKILFDQGYILNYKFEDNAVQGVIKIALKYDKQTSKPAIKSIQRASRPGLRQYKGSTELPRVLNGLGISIISTSKGVMTDKKAREEKVGGEVICYVY; from the coding sequence ATGGTAACAGATCCAATTTCAGATTTCCTAACAAGAGTAAGGAACGCACAAAGCGCAGGCCACAAAGTGGTGGAAATTCCTGCATCGAAAATCAAAAAGGAGATTACTAAGATCTTATTTGATCAAGGGTATATCTTAAACTACAAGTTTGAAGATAACGCTGTTCAAGGAGTGATCAAAATCGCTTTAAAGTACGATAAGCAAACTAGCAAACCTGCTATTAAGTCTATTCAAAGAGCTTCTAGACCAGGTTTGAGACAGTACAAAGGTTCTACTGAACTTCCAAGAGTACTAAACGGTTTGGGTATTTCTATCATCTCTACTTCTAAAGGAGTAATGACTGACAAGAAAGCTAGAGAAGAGAAAGTAGGCGGTGAAGTAATCTGCTATGTTTATTAA
- the rpsQ gene encoding 30S ribosomal protein S17, producing MDRNLRKERIGVVSSNKMEKTIVVSETTRVKHPMYGKFVLKTKKYTAHDENNECTEGDTVLIQETRPLSKSKRWRLVRIIEKAK from the coding sequence ATGGATAGAAATTTAAGAAAAGAAAGAATCGGAGTGGTTTCCAGCAATAAAATGGAAAAAACTATTGTTGTTAGCGAAACTACAAGAGTAAAGCACCCGATGTACGGTAAATTCGTTTTGAAAACGAAAAAATATACTGCACACGACGAGAACAACGAATGCACAGAAGGTGATACAGTTTTGATCCAAGAAACTAGACCTTTGAGCAAGAGCAAGAGATGGAGATTAGTAAGAATCATTGAAAAAGCTAAGTAA
- the rplE gene encoding 50S ribosomal protein L5 encodes MEFIARPKKIYKETIVPAMMEEFGYKSIMQVPRLEKIVVSQGLGDATADKKIIDYAVEELTNITGQKAVGTISKKDEAAFKLRKGMPVGAKVTLRAHRMYEFLDRLTASALPRIRDFSGIKADGFDGRGNYNLGITEQIIFPEIVIDKVKKIQGMDITFVTTAKTDKEAKALLTHFGLPFKKN; translated from the coding sequence ATGGAATTTATAGCAAGACCCAAAAAAATATACAAAGAGACAATTGTTCCTGCAATGATGGAAGAATTCGGGTACAAGTCAATTATGCAAGTACCTAGATTAGAGAAAATCGTTGTATCACAAGGTTTAGGAGACGCTACTGCAGATAAGAAAATTATTGATTATGCTGTAGAAGAGTTAACTAACATCACAGGTCAGAAAGCAGTAGGTACAATCTCTAAGAAAGATGAAGCTGCATTCAAACTTAGAAAAGGAATGCCTGTAGGTGCAAAAGTAACGTTAAGAGCTCACAGAATGTATGAGTTCTTAGACAGACTTACTGCTTCTGCTTTACCACGTATCAGAGATTTCTCTGGAATCAAAGCTGATGGTTTTGATGGTAGAGGTAACTACAACTTAGGTATTACTGAGCAGATTATCTTCCCTGAAATCGTAATTGACAAAGTGAAAAAAATCCAAGGGATGGACATCACTTTCGTTACTACTGCGAAGACAGATAAAGAAGCTAAAGCATTACTAACTCACTTCGGTTTACCATTTAAAAAGAACTAA
- the rplO gene encoding 50S ribosomal protein L15 has protein sequence MNLNNIQPAAGSTFNSKRIGRGQGTGKGGTSTKGHKGQKARAGYSQKIGFEGGQMPLQRRLPKFGFKNVNRKEFRGVNLDTIQTLIENKSITGEITKEVLVANGVVSKNELVKIMGRGELKSAVSISADKFTKSAEELIAKAGGKAITL, from the coding sequence ATGAATTTAAATAACATACAACCTGCTGCAGGATCTACTTTCAACTCAAAAAGAATTGGTAGAGGTCAAGGTACAGGAAAAGGAGGTACTTCAACAAAAGGACACAAAGGTCAGAAAGCTAGAGCTGGTTATTCTCAGAAGATCGGTTTCGAAGGTGGACAGATGCCTTTACAAAGAAGATTACCTAAATTCGGATTCAAAAACGTAAACAGAAAAGAGTTTAGAGGAGTTAATCTTGATACTATCCAAACTTTAATCGAGAACAAATCCATCACTGGAGAGATCACGAAAGAAGTTTTAGTAGCAAATGGAGTAGTTTCTAAAAACGAATTAGTGAAAATTATGGGTAGAGGAGAATTGAAATCTGCGGTTTCAATCTCTGCTGACAAGTTCACTAAATCTGCTGAAGAGCTTATTGCTAAGGCAGGTGGAAAAGCAATTACCTTATAA
- the rplX gene encoding 50S ribosomal protein L24: MSKLKIKRGDNVIITTGKKDIKGKTGEVIEVIKKEGRDPRVIVAGLNIVKKHVKPSAANPQGGITEKEASIHISNVALVGKDGKAIKIGYKIEGDTKVRINKKTGETL; this comes from the coding sequence ATGTCAAAGTTAAAAATAAAAAGAGGAGATAACGTAATCATTACTACTGGTAAGAAAGATATCAAAGGTAAGACTGGTGAAGTTATTGAAGTGATTAAGAAAGAAGGGAGAGACCCTAGAGTAATCGTAGCAGGACTTAACATCGTTAAAAAACACGTTAAGCCTTCAGCTGCAAATCCTCAAGGAGGAATTACTGAAAAAGAAGCTTCTATTCATATCTCAAACGTAGCTTTAGTTGGTAAAGACGGAAAAGCTATCAAAATCGGTTACAAAATCGAAGGAGATACGAAAGTAAGAATCAACAAAAAAACGGGTGAAACTTTATAA
- the rplR gene encoding 50S ribosomal protein L18, whose amino-acid sequence MALSKLEKRIRIKRRVRGKISGSSELPRLSVYKSNKEIYAQLIDDKNGKTLASASSREKGVDAKGTKTEISAAVGKAIAAKAIAAGIESIVFDRNGFVYHGRVKALADGAREGGLKF is encoded by the coding sequence ATGGCATTAAGTAAATTAGAAAAAAGAATAAGAATCAAAAGAAGAGTAAGAGGGAAAATCTCTGGATCTTCTGAATTGCCAAGATTATCTGTATACAAAAGTAATAAGGAAATTTACGCTCAGTTAATCGACGATAAAAATGGTAAAACTTTAGCATCAGCTTCTTCAAGAGAGAAAGGTGTAGACGCTAAAGGTACTAAAACTGAAATTTCTGCTGCTGTTGGTAAAGCTATCGCTGCTAAAGCTATCGCTGCAGGAATCGAAAGTATTGTATTTGACAGAAACGGTTTCGTTTACCACGGTAGAGTAAAAGCTCTAGCTGATGGAGCGAGAGAAGGTGGACTTAAATTCTAA
- the rplF gene encoding 50S ribosomal protein L6, with protein sequence MSRIGKAIITIPAGVTITENNGVVTVKGAKGELSQELTAGITLEQKEGELNVNRPSDSKQHKALHGLYRALIANMIVGVTEGFEKKLELVGVGYRASHTGQKLELALGFSHGIVLELPSEVKVDTLTEKGKNPIITLASHDKQLLGMVTAKIRSFRKPEPYKGKGVRFVGEIVRRKAGKSA encoded by the coding sequence ATGTCAAGAATTGGTAAAGCAATTATAACAATTCCAGCTGGAGTTACAATCACTGAAAACAATGGTGTAGTAACTGTAAAAGGAGCGAAAGGAGAACTTTCTCAAGAGCTTACAGCAGGAATCACTTTAGAACAGAAAGAGGGTGAACTTAACGTAAACAGACCATCTGATTCTAAACAACACAAAGCGCTTCACGGTTTATACAGAGCGTTAATCGCCAACATGATCGTTGGTGTAACTGAAGGTTTCGAAAAGAAACTAGAACTCGTAGGGGTAGGATATAGAGCTTCTCACACAGGTCAAAAACTTGAGTTAGCTTTAGGATTCTCTCACGGTATCGTATTAGAGCTTCCAAGTGAAGTAAAAGTTGATACATTGACTGAAAAAGGTAAAAACCCAATTATTACTTTAGCGTCTCACGACAAGCAACTTCTAGGAATGGTGACTGCAAAGATCCGTTCTTTCAGAAAGCCTGAGCCATACAAAGGAAAAGGTGTAAGATTCGTAGGAGAAATTGTTAGACGTAAAGCTGGTAAATCTGCTTAA
- the rplN gene encoding 50S ribosomal protein L14, with translation MLQTESRLKVADNTGAKEVLVIRVLGGTRRRYASVGDKIVVTIKDSTPSGNAKKGQVSKAVVVRTKKAVRRKDGSYIKFDDNACVLLNAAGEMRGTRVFGPVARELRDKEYMKIISLAPEVL, from the coding sequence ATGTTACAAACAGAATCAAGATTAAAAGTTGCTGATAACACAGGTGCTAAAGAAGTACTAGTTATCAGAGTTCTGGGAGGAACCAGAAGAAGATATGCTTCAGTTGGTGATAAAATCGTTGTTACGATCAAAGATTCTACACCATCAGGAAACGCTAAAAAAGGTCAGGTATCTAAAGCTGTAGTAGTAAGAACTAAAAAAGCAGTAAGAAGAAAAGATGGTTCATACATCAAATTCGACGACAATGCTTGTGTATTACTAAACGCAGCAGGAGAAATGAGAGGAACGCGTGTTTTCGGACCGGTTGCTCGTGAGTTGAGAGACAAAGAATATATGAAAATCATTTCATTAGCTCCTGAAGTACTTTAA
- the rpsN gene encoding 30S ribosomal protein S14 translates to MAKESMKARERKREALVAKYAAKRQALKEAGDYEGLQKLPKNASPVRLHNRCKLTGRPRGYMRTFGISRVTFREMANNGLIPGVRKASW, encoded by the coding sequence ATGGCTAAAGAATCAATGAAAGCGCGTGAGCGCAAAAGAGAAGCACTAGTTGCTAAATACGCTGCTAAAAGACAAGCTCTTAAAGAAGCTGGTGATTACGAAGGACTTCAAAAATTACCTAAAAATGCTTCTCCTGTAAGATTACACAACAGATGTAAACTAACAGGTAGACCAAGAGGATACATGAGAACGTTTGGTATTTCCAGAGTAACTTTCAGAGAAATGGCTAACAACGGTCTTATCCCAGGTGTAAGAAAAGCTAGTTGGTAA